One Aspergillus oryzae RIB40 DNA, chromosome 2 genomic window carries:
- a CDS encoding Brix domain-containing protein (RNA-binding protein required for 60S ribosomal subunit biogenesis), whose protein sequence is MAKARTKKRTHVRAQNASAAAVKGSASSMSKTPKSMVIRIGGSQVGSSVSQLVKDVRLMMEPDTAVRLKERKSNRLRDYTVMAGPLGVTHLMLFSKSATGNTNMRLALTPRGPTLHFKVENYSLCRDVEKALKRPRGGGQDHKTPPLLVMNNFNSPNATEDGKVPKRLETLTTTIFQSLFPPINPQATPLSSIRRVMLLNRELKSDGQEDDSYVLNLRHYAITTRKTGVSKRIRRLDPKEIRNREKRGVAVPNLGKLEDAADYLLDPSAAGYTSASETELDTDNEVEIAESTTKRVLNKRELQRMKAGEKEKAEKKLRAAPEVEKRAVKLVELGPRLKLRLIKVEEGLCDGKVMWHDYIHKSEEDMKKLDKNWEKRKKEKEERKRQQKENIEKKKAEKAKARAEGKEIEDDDDEEMDVDDDEDDWLSDDFGEEEEGAEQQGGEGDDESMEE, encoded by the exons ATGGCGAAGGCACGTACGAAGAAACGCACTCATGTCCGCGCCCAAAATGCCTCGGCCGCCGCCGTCAAAGGCAGCGCCTCGTCCATGAGCAAAACTCCGAAGTCCATGGTTATCCGTATTGGCGGTTCTCAAGTCGGTTCGAGTGTCAGTCAATTAGTAAAGGATGTTCGTCTGATGATGGAGCCCGACACTGCTGTGCGACTGAAG GAGCGTAAATCAAACAGACTGAGGGATTACACCGTCATGGCAGGTCCTCTCGGTGTCACGCATCTTATGCTTTTTTCCAAGTCCGCTACAGGCAACACTAACATGCGTTTGGCGCTTACGCCGCGCGGCCCAACGCTCCACTTCAAAGTCGAGAACTACTCTCTGTGCCGAGACGTCGAGAAGGCATTAAAGCGTCCACGCGGCGGTGGCCAGGACCACAAGACGCCACCCTTGCTGGTgatgaacaacttcaactCACCGAATGCAACTGAGGACGGCAAAGTACCCAAGCGCCTCGAGACTCTCACAACCACTATCTTCCAATCACTTTTCCCGCCGATCAACCCCCAAGCTACCCCCCTCTCCTCTATCCGCCGTGTGATGCTCCTCAACCGAGAACTCAAATCCGATGGCCAAGAAGACGACTCTTATGTCTTGAATTTGCGACATTACGCTATTACTACCAGGAAGACAGGCGTTTCAAAACGCATTCGCCGTCTGGATCCTAAGGAAATTCGTAATAGGGAGAAGAGAGGCGTTGCTGTTCCCAATCTAGGAAAATTGGAAGATGCTGCCGATTATCTGTTGGATCCGTCGGCCGCGGGTTATACCTCCGCTAGTGAAACCGAATTAGACACCGATAATGAGGTTGAGATCGCAGAGAGCACAACGAAGAGGGTTCTGAACAAGAGGGAGCTGCAACGCATGAAAGCcggggagaaggagaaggctgagaagaagttgagggcCGCGCCAGAGGTGGAGAAGCGCGCGGTCAAGCTCGTCGAATTGGGTCCCCGCTTGAAGCTCCGGCTGAtcaaggttgaggagggtctCTGTGATGGCAAGGTCATGTGGCACGACTATATCCATAAGTCTGAGGAGGATATGAAAAAGCTggacaagaactgggaaaagagaaagaaggagaaggaagagcgGAAGaggcagcagaaggagaatatcgaaaagaagaaggcagagaaggccaaggcccGGGCTGAAGGCAAGGAaattgaggatgatgatgacgaggaaatggatgtggatgacgacgaggatgactGGCTCAGTGATgattttggtgaagaagaagaaggcgcgGAGCAacaaggaggagagggtgaTGACGAATCCATGGAGGAGTAA
- the rrp3 gene encoding RNA-dependent ATPase RRP3 (ATP-dependent RNA helicase) has protein sequence MPAIKKRKIAREAPQQEDHSDSEAHSSASEDAAPNTTEQEQEPSEAPKQAPKSFKELGLIEQLCEACDSMGYKAPTAIQAEAIPLALQGRDLIGLAETGSGKTAAFALPILQALMDKPSSFFGLVLAPTRELAYQISQAFEGLGSTISVRSTVLVGGMDMVSQSIALGKKPHIIVATPGRLLDHLENTKGFSLRNLKYLVMDEADRLLDMDFGPILDKILKVLPRERRTYLFSATMSSKVESLQRASLQNPLRVAVSSSKFQTVSTLQQSYIFIPHKHKDLYLVYLLNEFVGQSCIIFCRTVHETQRLSFFLRLLGFGAIPLHGQLSQSARLGALGKFRSRSRDILVATDVAARGLDIPSVDVVLNFDLPGDSKTFIHRIGRTARAGKSGVAISFATQYDVEAWLRIEGALGKKLPEYPAEKDEVMVLAERVSEAQRSAILEMKNYDEKKGSRGKKFAKGKRSREDMDQEEG, from the exons ATGCCGGCGATTAAGAAGCGCAAGATCGCCCGTGAGGCACCTCAACAAGAAGACCACAGCGATAGCGAGGCCCACAGCTCTGCCTCTGAGGATGCCGCCCCCAATACTACTgagcaagaacaagaaccatCTGAAGCGCCTAAGCAGGCTCCAAAGTCTTTTAAGGAACTAGGCCTCATTGAGCAATTATGCGAGGCTTGCGACTCTATGGGATACAAGGCTCCCACCGCGATTCAAGCGGAAGCCATTCCTCTCGCTCTTCAAGGCCGCGATTTGATCGGTTTGGCTG AAACCGGTAGCGGTAAAACCGCAGCCTTTGCACTGCCCATTCTCCAAGCCCTGATGGACAagccttcttcctttttcggTCTCGTCCTCGCGCCCACCCGTGAACTGGCGTACCAGATCTCCCAAGCCTTCGAGGGTCTAGGAAGTACAATCTCAGTAAGAAGCACAGTTCTGGTTGGAGGCATGGACATGGTATCTCAATCGATCGCACTCGGAAAGAAG CCTCACATTATTGTAGCCACCCCCGGACGTCTACTAGACCACCTCGAAAACACGAAAGGCTTCTCCCTCCGCAACCTCAAATACCTCGTCATGGACGAAGCCGACCGTCTCCTAGACATGGACTTCGGCCCCATCCTCGACAAGATCCTGAAAGTGCTCCCCCGCGAGCGCCGCACCTAcctcttctccgccaccATGAGCTCAAAGGTCGAGTCTCTGCAGCGTGCATCGCTTCAAAACCCGCTCCGTGTCGCTGTCTCCTCATCCAAGTTCCAAACCGTCTCCACCCTCCAACAATCCTACATCTTCATCCCCCACAAACACAAAGACCTGTACCTGGTCTATCTGCTCAACGAGTTTGTCGGCCAATCGTGCATCATCTTCTGTCGCACCGTGCATGAGACCCAGCGTCTCAGCTTCTTTTTGAGATTGCTTGGCTTTGGCGCCATCCCACTGCATGGTCAGCTTTCGCAGTCTGCTCGTTTGGGTGCACTCGGGAAGTTCCGTTCGAGGAGTAGAGATATCCTTGTTGCGACGGATGTCGCTGCTCGTGGTCTTGATATTCCCTCTGTTGATGTGGTTTTGAACTTTGATTTGCCTGGTGATTC GAAAACCTTCATCCACAGAATCGGTCGTACAGCCCGTGCTGGTAAGTCGGGTGTAGCTATCAGCTTTGCTACACAATATGATGTCGAGGCATGGCTTCGCATAGAGGGCGCGTTAGGAAAGAAACTCCCTGAATACCCCGCTGAAAAGGACGAGGTGATGGTCCTGGCAGAGCGTGTATCCGAAGCGCAACGCAGTGCTATTCTGGAAATGAAGAACTacgacgagaagaagggaagtaGGGGCAAGAAGTTTGCCAAAGGAAAGCGCTCTCGAGAGGATATGGATCAGGAAGAGGGCTAG
- the agm1 gene encoding phosphoacetylglucosamine mutase PCM1 (phosphoglucomutase/phosphomannomutase), translated as MASPAIKKAITEAAAQYVKPEGKVFQYGTAGFRMKADVLNTVVFAVGLLAGLRSKKLSGQWIGVMITASHNPAEDNGVKLVDPMAEWETYATKLANAPLDKIADVYEELVKEIDISMENPARVVFARDTRASGSRLAGVLNAALTATEVNFSDLKFMTTPQLHYVVRCKNTLGTQYEYGEPTEQGYYEKLAKAFKGVMRGLKVKGSLTVDCANGVGGPKLRELLKYLPGPEEGGIDIKVINDDVINPDSLNFDCGADYVKTKQRAPPSSKAAALDRCASLDGDADRLVYYFVDESNVFRLLDGDRIATLAAAFIGDLTKNAGIAQHLKIGIIQTAYANGASTEYIEKVLKLPSVCTNTGVKHLHHAALRYDVGVYFEANGHGTITFSENALKIIKSTEPQSPAQQRALECLQGLTDLINQAVGDAISDMLLVEAILAHKGWTPKEWLCTYTDLPSRLVRVEVADRSIFKAYDAERKLESPAGLQLKIESLQSRYNKGRSFARASGTEDAVRVYAEAASRSEADDLATRVANAVRDAGAAKEILQS; from the exons GGACGTCCTCAACACAGTGGTCTTTGCCGTGGGCTTGCTCGCTGGTCTTCGCTCCAAGAAGCTCAGTGGACAATGGATTGGTGTTATGATTACTGCCAGTCACAACCCTGCGGAGGACAATGGTGTCAAGTTGGTTGACCCCATG GCTGAATGGGAAACCTATGCGACAAAGCTTGCCAATGCTCCGCTAGACAAAATCGCAGATGTTTACGAAGAACTCGTCAAGGAGATTGATATCAGCATGGAAAACCCGGCTCGTGTTGTTTTTGCCCGGGATACTCGTGCCTCTGGTTCTCGTCTTGCCGGTGTTCTTAACGCTGCGCTCACCGCTACCGAGGTTAACTTCTCTGACCTGAAATTCATGACCACCCCCCAGCTTCATTATGTTGTCCGCTGCAAGAACACCCTGGGAACGCAGTATGAGTACGGTGAACCCACAGAGCAAGGATACTATGAGAAGCTCGCCAAGGCTTTCAAGGGAGTTATGCGGGGCCTCAAGGTTAAGGGCTCTTTGACCGTTGATTGCGCAAATGGTGTTGGCGGACCTAAGCTGAGAGAGCTTCTTAAGTACCTTCCTGGCCCGGAGGAGGGTGGTATCGATATCAAAGTTATCAACGACGATGTGATCAATCCGGATAGCCTCAACTTCGAT TGCGGTGCCGACTATGTCAAGACCAAGCAGCGCGCTCCCCCCTCGTCCAAGGCTGCTGCTCTTGACCGTTGTGCCTCCTTGGACGGCGATGCCGATCGTCTTGTCTACTATTTCGTCGACGAGAGCAATGTTTTCCGTCTTCTTGATGGCGACCGTATTGCCACTCTTGCCGCTGCCTTCATTGGCGACCTTACCAAGAATGCCGGCATTGCGCAGCATCTCAAGATCGGCATCATCCAGACCGCGTATGCCAATGGAGctagtacagagtacatTGAAAAAGTGCTCAAGCTTCCCTCCGTCTGCACTAACACTGGCGTGAAGCACCTTCACCACGCTGCCCTGCGTTACGATGTTGGTGTCTACTTCGAAGCCAACGGTCACGGCACTATCACTTTCTCTGAAAATGCCCTGAAGATTATCAAGAGCACCGAGCCCCAGTCCCCCGCTCAACAACGTGCTCTTGAGTGCCTCCAGGGTCTCACCGATCTGATCAACCAAGCAGTTGGCGATGCTATCTCCGACATGCTCCTCGTTGAAGCGATCCTTGCTCACAAGGGCTGGACCCCCAAGGAGTGGCTTTGCACCTACACTGACCTCCCCTCCCGACTGGTCCGCGTGGAGGTTGCTGACCGCTCAATCTTCAAAGCATATGATGCTGAGCGTAAGCTCGAGTCCCCTGCTGGCCTTCAGCTAAAGATCGAATCCCTCCAGTCCCGCTACAACAAGGGAAGAAGCTTTGCCCGCGCAAGTGGCACGGAGGATGCGGTACGTGTCTACGCTGAGGCTGCCAGCCGCTCCGAGGCTGACGATCTCGCAACTCGCGTCGCCAACGCTGTCCGTGATGCCGGCGCCGCCAAAGAGATCTTGCAATCTTAG